In the genome of Streptomyces sp. 846.5, the window GGTTTCGGCGCCTGCCACACCGAGTACATGCTCCAGGACGGCCGCCCGCGCCTGGTCGAGGTCAACTACCGTGCCATCGGCGACCAGTGCGACCTGATGCTCGCCGAACTGCTGGACATCCCGCTGTTCGAGTACATCCTCCGCACGCATCTGGGCGAGCCGCTGCCCGCCGTCCTGAGCACCGGACGGCACCGCGCCGCCCGCATCGACTGGCCCTGCGCCGACCGCGCCGGCAGGCTGGCCGCAGCCCCGGCAGCGATCGACCTCACCGCTGACGGCGGTGTCCGGCTCGCCTACCGGCCGCTGCGCGCACTGGGCGAGCGGCACGAGCTGTACCGCACCAACCGCGACTACCTGGGCGTGATCCGCGCCACCGGCGCCGACCGGGCGGGGGTGGACGGCGCGGTGGAGGACTTCCGCGCCGCCCAGCGCTGGGAGATCGTCCCGTGACGCCCGACCCGCCGCAGGACCACCTGCTGCTGCGCGTGCTCAGCGCCCTGCTGCGGGAGGACGTGGTGGGCCTGCGCACCCGCACGACGCCGGTCGAACGGCCCGACGGGCTGTGGCTCCGGCTACCGGTGCCGGCCATGGCCGCCCCGACGGAGGAGCGTGCCCTGCTCCTGCCGGTGGTCGAGGACGGGTTCCTGTGCGAGTACGCCGCCCGATTACCGCTGCTGGAACTGGCGCCCGGCGGCGAACTGCTGACCGGCGTCGGCACGGTGATCCGCGCCCTGCAGGAACTGGCCGAGCCGGGCGACCGGGCCGGGTTCGACGCCTTCGCCGCGGAGTGCCGCCAGACGCTGGCCACCATGCGGCTGCAGCAGCAGGCGGCCGACGGCATACGCGGTCGTCTGGCCGCCCGGTACGGGCCGGACCCGGCAGACTGGACCGGGCTCGGCGGAAACCTGGCGCTCGACACACTGGCCGCCTACCAGGACCATCCGGTCTACCCGGCCGCGCGCGGCCGGGCCGGGCTCACCCCGGCCCAACTGCGCAGGCACGCACCCGAGTTCCACCCCTCCTTCACGCTGCGCTGGGCCGCCGTACCCCGCGCGGCGCTCACCGCCAGCGGCCCGCTGCCGCGCTGGTGGCCCTCGCTCGCCGAACTCGGCCTGGGACGACTGACCGGCAGTCATCTGGCGTTCCCCGTCCACCCGTTGTCCACGGCCGCCGGCCGACTGCCGCCTACGGCGGTGCCGGCCAGGCGGCCGTACCTGAAGGTCGTCCCCACCCTGTCCATGCGCACCGTCGCCCTGGCCGCCGACCCGGCCCAGCACCTGAAGCTGCCGCTCGACACCGCCACGCTGGGCCTGCTCAACCGACGGACCATCAAGCCCGGCACCCTCGCCGACGGCGCCGCCGGGCAGCGGCTGCTGCAGGCGGTCATCGAGCACGAACCCCGCTTCCGGGACAGCGTGCTGCTCGCCGACGAAAGCCTCTACGCCCATGCCGGGCACGAGATGCTGGCAATGCTGATACGCCGTTACCCAGCGGGCCTGGAACGGGCATTGGTGGTTCCGCTGGCCGGACTGCTGGCCCCGGGACCGGATCCGGACGGCACCGCCGTCCTGGACCACGTCGCCCTTCGGTTCTACGGCGGCGACCGGTACGCCTTCTTCGACGCCTACCTGACCCTGCTGCTGGACTGGCAGACGACCCTCTTCAGCTACGGCATCGCGCTGGAGTCCCATCAGCAGAACGTCTCGCTCGTCCTGGACGAGCACCGGGGGCAGCCCCGGATCCGGCTGCTGCTGAAGGACAACGACGGGCCGCGGATCAACACCGCCCGGTGCAAGCTGCCGTACGACGGCTTCGACGACATCCGCACCTTCACCGATGACGACGGGCCGCTCGCCGACCTGTTCACCACCATCACCGTGCACCTCTGCGCCGGGGCCTATGCCTTCGCGCTGGGCGAGCCGCAGCGGTCGCGCCTGCTCCGGCTCGTCCGGGAGCGGCTGGAGGCGATGGCCGGGCCCGGCCTGCGCGAGCACCTGCTGGACGGTGCGCGGCTGCCCGTCAAGGCGATGGTGACCGCGGGCACGCTGCTGACCAAGCAGCGGTCCGGCGCCGCCGACATCAACAAGTACTACACCACCGGCCCCAACTACCTGCGCCGTCCGTAGGCAGAAGCGTGAGCCGAACCCTCCCACCGACCGGAGTCCTCGATGCCGATCCCCCCTGCGCCGTCCCGGACCGTGCCCGCAACCCTTCCCGTCGCTGTTCCTACCGCTGTTCCCGCCAGCCTGCCTTCCGCCGACGACGCCGTCGTGCACACCCTGCTCAACTGCCTGCTGCGCGAAGTGTCCGGCCCCGAGCGGCAGGCGACCGTCGAGAACGGGCACCTGCTGCTGCGGCTGCCCCTCTGCAGGAGGGTGCTCCGGGTGCGGCTGCGTCGTACCTCGCTGCTCGGGGCCCACCGCTTCACCGGCCCGGTGCTCCGGCAGCGGAACTCCGACGGCGACGGAACCTGGACCGAGGTGAGCCCGCAGGAGCTGGCCGCGCTGGTGCACGCCGAGCTCACCATCCGTACCGGCGTCCGCAACGACGAATTCCTGCAGCAGGTGGCATCCAGCCATGAAGGCGTCGCCGCCGGGCTGGAACCGCGCCCGCCGGCTCCCGACTCCCGGTACCTGGAGTCCGAGCAGGCCCTGCTGTTCGGCCACCGTTTCCACCCCACCCCGAAGGCCCGCAGCACCGGGCGGGCCAGCTGGTCGGCCTACGCCCCCGAGGCCCGCGCCGCCTTCCCGCTGCGGCATCTCGCGGTCCGCACCGAGCTGGTCGCCCAGGAGTGCGCCCGGCCAGGCGCCGCCGCCGTCCTGGACCGGCTCGGCCCGGTGCCGGACGGCTACACGCTGCTGCCCGCCCACCCCTGGCAGTACGAACTGCTCACCGGCCACCCGGAGCTGGCCGCCGCCCTCGACCGGCGCGACATCCTCGACCTGGGCACCGGCAGCGACCCCTTCACCGCCACCGCGTCGGTGCGCACCCTGCACGGTGGCGGCGCGTTCCTGAAGTTCAGCCTGAACGTCCGGATCACCAACTGCCTGCGCAAGAACGCCTCCTACGAGCTGTCCGGCGCGGTCGCGCTCACCCGGATGCTCGGCCCGGTCCTCGACGAGCTCGCCTCCCGCTTCCCCGGGCACGCGGTACTGCGCGAGCCGGCCTTCCGCAGCGTGGACCTGAACGGCGACACCGCTCTGCTGGAGGGCTTCGGCGTGATCGTCCGCGACAGCCTGGAGCAGCACCTGAGCCCGGGCGCCACCCCGCTACTCGCCGCGGCCGTCGCCGACGAGTACCCGACCAGCTCCGCGCATGTGTCCCGGCTGCTGGACGGCGCCGGGCCGCACGCCGTCCTCGACTGGTGGGACGCCTACCTGCGACTGCTGCTGCCGCCCGTCCTCGCCGCCTACCTGGACTACGGAGTCGTCCTGGAACCGCACCTGCAGAACGTCCTGCTCTGCGTGGACGGCGCCGGCCACCCCGTCCAGGTGCTCTTCCGCGACCTGGAGGGCACCAAGCTGCTGCCGGGGCCGCACGCGGCCCGACTCTCCGCACTGCCCCCGGCGGTCGCGGCCGCCATGACCTACGACCCGCGGCGCGGCTGGGACCGCGTCGTCTACTGCCTGCTGGTCAACACCGTCTCGGACACCCTCGCGGCCCTGGCCGACCTGCACCCGCAGCTGGAGCCCGCACTGTGGCAGAGCGTGCGGTCCGTGCTGCAGGACCACGCGGCGCGGCACGGCTGCCCGCCGCGCCTGCGCACCCT includes:
- a CDS encoding IucA/IucC family protein translates to MPIPPAPSRTVPATLPVAVPTAVPASLPSADDAVVHTLLNCLLREVSGPERQATVENGHLLLRLPLCRRVLRVRLRRTSLLGAHRFTGPVLRQRNSDGDGTWTEVSPQELAALVHAELTIRTGVRNDEFLQQVASSHEGVAAGLEPRPPAPDSRYLESEQALLFGHRFHPTPKARSTGRASWSAYAPEARAAFPLRHLAVRTELVAQECARPGAAAVLDRLGPVPDGYTLLPAHPWQYELLTGHPELAAALDRRDILDLGTGSDPFTATASVRTLHGGGAFLKFSLNVRITNCLRKNASYELSGAVALTRMLGPVLDELASRFPGHAVLREPAFRSVDLNGDTALLEGFGVIVRDSLEQHLSPGATPLLAAAVADEYPTSSAHVSRLLDGAGPHAVLDWWDAYLRLLLPPVLAAYLDYGVVLEPHLQNVLLCVDGAGHPVQVLFRDLEGTKLLPGPHAARLSALPPAVAAAMTYDPRRGWDRVVYCLLVNTVSDTLAALADLHPQLEPALWQSVRSVLQDHAARHGCPPRLRTLLAGAPLPAKANLLTRWKRRADREAEYIRIPSPLAQGVLSRGPRPGPLFEAWSA
- a CDS encoding IucA/IucC family siderophore biosynthesis protein codes for the protein MTPDPPQDHLLLRVLSALLREDVVGLRTRTTPVERPDGLWLRLPVPAMAAPTEERALLLPVVEDGFLCEYAARLPLLELAPGGELLTGVGTVIRALQELAEPGDRAGFDAFAAECRQTLATMRLQQQAADGIRGRLAARYGPDPADWTGLGGNLALDTLAAYQDHPVYPAARGRAGLTPAQLRRHAPEFHPSFTLRWAAVPRAALTASGPLPRWWPSLAELGLGRLTGSHLAFPVHPLSTAAGRLPPTAVPARRPYLKVVPTLSMRTVALAADPAQHLKLPLDTATLGLLNRRTIKPGTLADGAAGQRLLQAVIEHEPRFRDSVLLADESLYAHAGHEMLAMLIRRYPAGLERALVVPLAGLLAPGPDPDGTAVLDHVALRFYGGDRYAFFDAYLTLLLDWQTTLFSYGIALESHQQNVSLVLDEHRGQPRIRLLLKDNDGPRINTARCKLPYDGFDDIRTFTDDDGPLADLFTTITVHLCAGAYAFALGEPQRSRLLRLVRERLEAMAGPGLREHLLDGARLPVKAMVTAGTLLTKQRSGAADINKYYTTGPNYLRRP